The nucleotide window taataattatttttgttttttctcttttgtaaatattaaacatatattataatttttactttttatattattgtttatttattatattattttttatttattaagtgtATTGCTTTAATTGTTTATGTGCGTATCAAAAACTCGATTTTAGTTTATATACACTTGTAGCGTTAGATATTCGGAGCTTGCGCGAGGTAAAAGCGGTTTATGGTAgcggtcaaaaaaaaaaaataatatattattaaataatatttatttttttttttatatttttaaaataaataatatttattaaaaaaaaataatatattattaatttttttttcaaacggcCACACTCGGCCGCTTTCTTTGCTTGggtttaatttttcacaaattttgaatattaaataatatattattttttttaataaatattatttattaaaaaaaaaaaaatattatttaataatattatgaaaatgttaaaaaagaatGGCcgtttggaaaaataattttaaaaaatttatttttttcactaaaaatatggaattattaaaatattgtaaaaaaaactatGAATGCAGATTGAGGttaaattgtaagaaaaaaaaaaaaataaaaaatctgccgaaaaaaaaaaaattaaaacaatttaaatgtgTTATACCAAATTGAAATTAGAAATATCGTCTCAAAAAATAACTTCcgcacaaaaataatttcaagcaaaaaaaaaaacgaatttgagCACTGACTTTTGAATtagttatatattaaaattcactctgtaaaagttttatataatatttttaagagaaATTCAAGGAaaacattatatttaatattttcaaaaacaatccAAGGCAAAAGTGCATAATAAGTACATCATCTAACTAAATTTATGcgcataacaacaaaaagaaaatttcgagagtaattcaaagaaaatttttgtataaatataaagaaaagaaGTTAAAATTATGCTTAATAATTTAAATGGCACTAGCCAGctataatatgtaaaatttgttaaaaatattcgcTAAAAACTCTTTGCTTTCTGTGCTCCTATTTTACTTAtgttaaaaagaattaaaaaaaaatcagcaaaaattttcaacttaaaaattgaaataccagatatacatgcatatataatatgtacattaaaaaactctatattttttcgttttcggcCGCTTTCTTTGCTTGggtttaatttttcacaaattttgaatatttaataatatattattttttttaataaatattatttatttaaaaaaaaaaaataaaataaatattatttaataatattatgaaaatgttaaaaaagggTGGCcgtttggaaaaataattttaaaaaatttatttttttcactaaaaatatggaattattaaaatattgtaaaaaaaaactatgaatgCAGATTGAggttaaattgtaaaaaaaaataaaaaatctgccgaaaaaaaataaaaatttaaaacaatttaaatatgttataccaaaaaattgaaattagaaaTATCGTCTCAAAAAATAACTTCcgcacaaaaataatttcaagcaaaaaaaaacggaTTTGAGCACTGACTTTTGAATtagttatatattaaaattcacTGTGTAAAAGTTGTATATTTTTAAGAGAAATTCAAGgaaaacattatattttatattttcaaaaacaattcaaggcaaaaatgcataatAAGTACATTATCTAACTAAATTTATGCGcataaaaagaaagagaaaatttcGAGAGTAATTcagagaaaaattttgtataaatataaagaaaagaagttaaaattatgcttaataatttaattagcacTAGCCAGctataatatgtaaaatttgttaaaaatattcgcTAAAAACTCTTTGCTTTCTGTGCTCCTATTTTACTTatgttaaaaacaatttaaaaaaatcagcaaaaattttcaacttaaaaattgaaataccagatatacatgcatttataatatgtacattaacaactctatattttttcgtttggtattctaaaaaaaatattttttaaattcaaatatcagATATAACCTTATTTTTACGGTGCCAAAGTCATAACCAACATTAATGTTGATTTCCATAAGAATTAGTCACGAAATTCAGACCATGCCTCACTGCTTAGCAATATTCGAATAACGCGtcttataatttaattatatacatatatttatttcatgttaaaaaaaacctaaaatatgtaatatatgcaCCTAACTGCTTGGAAAAatgtttctttcattttgtccttttcatttaaatgaaaaaacaaaaaatctttgCGAACAAATTGTgttaccaattttttttttgtcttttgccTTTGCATTGTCGTTATCTTTATGCAGTGAAACTGCGTAAAATTTGTATGATTTAGATATataaactacaaaataaaataaaattttaacgaaacccacaaaaaataataataaattacaataaaaataacaaatatgcgAAATATACTCGCTAAAGTAATGATAAATATATTACTCGATacgaaattataaatattaataatatggatattatgtatttaaaacaCTGTGCgtcaaaatgataaaaaaatatttataaattatataaaaattatatattatataaaaattatatattatataaccaaCAGTTACTACTAAATACTAGAAATAATAGCGCAGCACACGAAACTATTCAACGATAAGTTACCAAAGTATTGGCATAAACTAGAGCAGTAGTAATCCATTAAAATTAACGACTTATTAGAAACAACCACAAACTAGCAGCCACTTACGtaagaaatgtatgtatgtgcgtagcATGCCTGCATCATACTTTATACTCCATAGATATATAGTAAATGTGTAACTAAACTCTTATttacaacaagaaaaataaatagcaaatagatgtacatttttcttttgataattGTAGTGTAAACATTACAACAATGCAACtgtatgcataaaaaataataaaaatagttataaaaaaataattaaaaaaaaaaaataattataaaaaaataattaaaaaaaaaaataattataaaaaaatattaaaaaaaaattaaaaattattaataataaaaaataaatgtttaaaaagcgaaaaaactgCGTTTAAATTGCTTTTCTATGTCAATATACACGTATATGCGCTTATATGACTCTGCAGGCAGCGCTGCGGCAGCACAGCAGCGACACACAAATTTGTGCGCTCTCAACAACCAGCCATTCTACCAGGCACCCAGCCTGCAGCAGCAAGCAACAGCGGGATGCGATGCGCCTTTGCATATGCAGCGTTTCAGCGGCATGTTGCATTTTGCCCACCTAGCGGCGAAAGTGTGTAGCAACGGAAGTGAGCTCATGGCGCCCCTGCGCATAtgcaacatttttcttttaattccgCTAAAGCAGCCATAGAAACACGTTTTATACTAATGCAaagatttattttcaattttctacgcatatttaaatacacatgtacacattttaattattttaaaggcttaaaaatattattttatgatttttataatttttcatttaattttttattgcaaattttgcattttaaattttttataatttttctttgaattttttattacaatttttgcattttatttttaattttgttagttttttgttattgtttagtTAGTTAAATGCATTAGCCATGCTAAACGAAATAAACGGCCGAAATGTACCAAAACAATAAAccagtatattttatatataatataaaaggtGTTATTTGCGCGTATACatactttatattttatattttttttttgaatacaagtataactgtacatacatttgtgcgTGTTACTAGGTAATTTATCAGTGTAGAGCAGACTTAACAACGAATGATAATTTACATCTTAACAAATcgagaaaaataatacaaaaaatttgaaatattttcaacaaagtttttcgattttatttgtaattttaacataaattaatttcaaattccaCTTAAAAACTAAAACAGCGTTTTTTGTTCAAACCTTCGAAAATCTCTTGCCAATTGCGAAACAAATCGGTAAGccttaaacaaaaactttacaaataataatacaaataaatcataaacataaacaaaaacagcaacaaaggtCACGTTCCATGCATCCACAAGCGTCACATTCCATCATGCCATGACAAAACTAACAGTAAAACCAGCAAACCCGTTCCATTAGCATACAGTGGGCGCCAACTTACAGGCGTATGCCAGCATTGCGCGAACGCACAAAGTTCAACAGCTCGTCGGAATCCTCGCACACGAACGGTTTCAAATGATGGCAAGCCACATCGTGCCACTTGAGTCCATCGTTGTAGAAGTTATTCAAAATCGACAAGCATGACTCATCGTTGCCCTGTGCAGCCTCACGATTGTCCGGTTGTGGTTGATTGTAGCCGCCGGTGTGTGACCAATCGCCGGTGTTGCGCTGCGAGGTGGGTCCGATTTTGGCGCCCGAACCCGACCAGAACCAGCCATTCTCATTTGGTGGCTGCAAGTCGGGACGATCACAGCCAGCAAAATTGCACTTGCGTCCCGAAGTCCAGATGTAACGCACATTGCCACGTGCTATACGCTGCTTGATGAACTCATTTTCCTGTGGTGTCTCCAGCGAAACGGCATCCATGCAGTGGCGACGGCAAATGTTGCGCGCATCCAACCAGTCGACTTCGAGACTGCGCGTCGGCGCATGTTCCCAGCTGAAGAAGTACGAGTGGGCAACGCCGCGCGCATCACGGTACGTGGCATGGCGAACACCTGTGTAAAGTAGGGTGAGAGAAAGTCAAAACGTTAGGTTAGAATAAGACTGTTAAGATTATAGAATGGGCGGTTTATTGTTAGCTTAGGATGATGCTTCATGTGAATTGGTAAGACAACTCTCAAAATCTCTTAAAAACCGCTCGGTCGTTCGAAAGCGGTCTTAGGCACATGGTCTCTTAgaaaaagttgttcagaatgatttGTTGAACCtttcctcaaaaaaatcgacccgcttTACTGTATCTACCTGAGATTATTCGCAGATGGGAATCAGCTTTCGATAACGTCTACATTTTTTGAAGTTTCATCCTGCGATAATTAGCTCCTCTCTGGATTCCTGGCACTATTCACATAAGCATTTGAAACTGAAAACTAGTTTCGTGGATACTGAAGCCTAGATTAACGTGAAAAGCGGTCACGCCGCGGCCGAAACATCTGGAATTTTTCTACCTTCAAAGAAATTCAGTACATTTACTTGAATATAGTTAAGAATTTTGTGAAGTAATCCCATTGTTTAACATTTGATCCTTATGCCTCGTTGGATCAACTATTTTCTAGGATCAACATTCTTCTCGTTGGATGAAAGTCTGGTCTAGTCTAAAATTATATCTCTTTCTAAGGTAGTTTTTCCAAGCACTTTGCTGTATTTCTTGAAGCCTTTCGGCAACTATTTTGAACATCTTATACCCAATACTTGATGAGCATTTCTCCACCCCTCTCTAAAGTACCTTCAGAGGCCCAATCAGTTTCAGCAGCACAGCCcaccaaaaaaattcaaaaaatatctcTTAAGTACTTACGATTGGCGCAACTCCGTGGATCCGGCAACGCTAGACGACGTTGAGCCAAGGCGACGGTGGCACCGAAAGCCAGCAACAATACAGTACGCAACAGCGACATCTTccgtgttttatttattaagtgtCGTGCACTTCGTGGAGCTGCGGGAGTTGAGTAGAAgaaaaaaagcagaaaacaaGTGATTAGCTTGACGTCTCAAATGAAAATGAGTGCCATAATTGACGAGCGAAAACGCCAAAAATATTTCGAGCAACGGTTTAATACGAACATAACaggcatatgtgtgtgtgtgttaatgaATATTTACAATGCAAAACAAAGCGTCTAATGAAGTAGTTTACGAATTGAAGTGTGCTTAAATGAACGACTAATTTGGCCAAATAAAtacacctatacatacatatgtatgtatttgttatttatatatatatgtacatatatatacactatatttgaaaatttatatatttggcTGCATTTGCTTAGCTTATAATGGGCTTTCCTCTTTTTTGTGAATCCATAGCACACACCCAGTTCACACGCTTCATTGGCGTTGCTGAAAGCCGGCGAATGTTTTTGTAAACACAGcccaaatgataataaacaagtgaaaataaaacTGGGTTTGCTGGAGGAAAGTCACATTTTTGGTTAAGCCAATTTTAACCGAATCAGCCAGCTAGATGAGCgcgaatatgtattttttaaccTAACTTTTACTGTTTAGAATGAAATTCAGATTTTAATATGGAACACTGGGGTTAAAACGATGaaaagaaactatttttttattagttattgatctaaatcgttgcctacattttggcgccaAGTTAAGAGCCGATAAATATAGAGAAGTATCGCGCTGGACCAAAAAaggatttttatatttaaatcgaCGATAAATGAGATTAatggatgaaaaaaaaaatattacgaatCAATCGCATCATCATCCCCCATCTTGAGActaagcattcattattggataatattcgaccgaatatacGAGTACAACGTCCAacatgcagtgaagaaaatatagcagccgtagctgcgagagtacacgaagaccgtggagggtcgatttgcagcaactcggactgacgatggaacgacttggcgcattttaagtCGAgctcttaaattgaaaatactgCTTGTGTAAGAACTGCAGACGCCTGAGCTTCGCTATGTGTGGTcttgaaaatttccaagaagGTCCaacgtttttgagccaaattttgttcagagatgaggctcatttctggctcaatgggtatgtaaacacgCGAAATTgacgcatttgggacgaagaactACCTGAAgacattcaagagctgccattttattaataaaaataacggtttgtgggccagtggaatcatcggtccatatttcttcaaaaattataccgaTGTGAATATAACCATCAATGGCGAGCGTtatcacgccatgataaccgactatttgatgtcttaAATTGAACCtggtgatctcggcgacatttggtttcaccAAGACAGGCGCCACTTTCCCCATatcgcatcagtcaatggattaattgaaagaaaacttcggtgagcagataatttcacgtcgattggccaccaagatcgtgttatATCATACCGtaagactttttcctgtgggaatatgtaaattCTAAAGTATATGAAGACAATCGCGCTTTGATTCTGGCCTTGGAGAAAAATATCAcacgccagttaccagtcgaaatgctcgaatgagtcatcgaaaattggactcaacggatggaccatctgagacgtagccgcgaccaaaatttgaaagagataatcttcaaaaatataaatgccaaGGAATCTTCTTTCGAACGATAGTAAACATTCCTATTAATCttcaagtttctgtgttttttctttaaaaaaaaagtagaggATCTCGAATTGGATCACTCTATAAGCCTAAGCGACGAAGTGGCTAGTaatgacacaaaaaaaaaaacaaaccgcCACCGATCACCGTTCAGCATTTGCCTATAAATTGACTGTACGATTTTTCCCATTCTTTTGCTTTTATgactctttatttatttttccaatgtAATTGTGTGTCAGTTTTGAGTAATTCTGACTGCTCCATTGAACTGTGATTTTGTTACCTCGATAAATTTGTACTATTTATTAACGTGGCTTTATTTGTGctctgtttgttgttgctactttattttcatttatctaTTTGGATTCTACATGCATTATTTTTCACCGTTATTTTCATTGATCTACTCATTTTATTGGCGTTAATTGTTTTGGAGCTTTAAAGCGAACACACGTTGGCCCCGACCTACCCCTGGGCAGggtaagttaataaaaaaagaaaatttaaatgaaaattaaatcaaaaagaaaaaaaacatttaagcgaagagtaaaaataacaaaagaaaatctaaatacgaagaataacaaaaaattctaaatacgaaaaataaaaacaaaaatttaatccgcacagaatgaaaaaaaaaaaacaaatcatgaaaaattgtacttttagaaaaaaagtttaacagaAACCATACTTTGAGAAAACTGTAACTCATTTAATGACACGAACAGTTCATTAGCGCAGACGCGACGCGACGACCTCAAATGAGGcaatttgttgtttcatacgAATGAGCGCCAAATGTGAGCTTATAATGAACGAATGTAACTTACAATAAAACTAAGCCGAGCGCACGAGTTCACAAATATCATTGAAACTAGTagttaaatgcaaaaaataaaaacagaaacgtGAGAAATAGATTACAGCACGTAATTGCTTAGGAACATCTGGACCGAGACTTACAACAAACCATTAAGCGCAAGCTCTGTAACTCGCATGCAGGGTCATCAGCAGTACTCTAGATGTTGTGTAATCTGTTGCAagatgttttattattatttttttaatgattttttttaatagtttttatttattgcaagtgtttgctggtatttatttacttatataatgGTATAGTTGGGTTTATAGATACGTTTTGAGCGATTTTTCtctagtttttatttttctaattgaaATTTGAGTATATTGATGTTTATTATCTGTTTTTAaggattattaaaaatttaatattttttttaaatatatttaatcaatgagttaataaaaacaataaatgtttTCAGTAAATTCTATTTATAAACAATGaaggtcaaataaaaaaatattttatttaaaaaaaaatatttaataaaaatctttaaaatattttttctttaaaacattatttctttgaatttttttttcaaattagatattttttattaattttttttagttaactttttcgaatttgctaaaaatattgtttaaaatatatttatacatattattttttatttatgaatttaaggattttaaaattttattaatctttttaaaagataattaatgagttaagaaataaaaaaatattttttagtgaatTCGATAtagaaattcgaaatttatgcaaaaaaaaaaacattttattaaaaaaaatatctattttgaaggaaaaagttctttaaaatattctttctttgaatttttttcaaaacaaataatattttgactCCGAGCAAAGttctttaacaatttttctttcaaattattattttttttcaaataattttttttttttttcaaataaaattatttttttctcttttattgttaataaatcgaatttatttgtttaaaaaatattttcaattaaaaaagaatcaacatttttatcattttatttttgttttctttcaaaataaatatttttttcaaatcaaatatttttttacatttttcaaatcaattttttttttaaataaaacaattttttaactcaacttttattgtttataaatggaatttgttaaaaatattactttcttAGAAAGAGctatttaattagaaataattttggttttgtgtaaaatttgtagtatttatttttagtaaattttatttataaaaaaattaaattaaaattataaatctaaaaaaaaattatttaatagaaagaaatatatatatttgtggaaaaaaattaaaaaaaaagaaatgtctattttttatttatatttaggtTATTCcatttatagaaattaaaacaTCAGTAaaaacataacttttttgaaagaaaaaataatttaattttaaaaaatattctttggaaaaattaaacaaaaatacataaataaaactgtAAAAGCTTTATtaccatatttatttttagtaaattcgattaaaaaaaataaaagtgacgAAGTTGTGTAAGAGCATTAACttctttgaaagaaaaataattaatttgaaaaaaataataatttttgtaaaaaattaaaaaaaaaaataaagaaatgtgtactattatttatttttagttaactcgattaataaaaaattagagttaaataaaaatgctaattaatttggaaaaaaaatttaattgaatgactttttattaaataaaaaaaaaaattttaaattgttattacttaattttaacaaatttaatttataaaaaataaaagttaagtaaaaacattaaattatttttttgtaagttaGTAAATTCGATATActaaaaatagttcaaaattGGTAATGACGCTTcatgaattatatttttattaatttattattattatataacataatataattatacgatatttgcaaaatataagaagtgaagtatttattattcgatattaactttatttgattttgtttacatttcctAAAGATTTGCCTCTGTATCAATAACTTTTGCCCACGCGTATACTATGCACATAGctttggttatattttttatttcaaaatttaaaaactcttTCTTACACATTTCAAAATAAGTTTTACTTACGATATTGCTAAActggaaatttatttaaaattttacgtaATAAAGTTTGTCTTAAAAGCGTGTGTTGCTTAAGCtcaagcaaatatattttcctctCCCATCTAAAACCAACAGA belongs to Bactrocera dorsalis isolate Fly_Bdor chromosome 1, ASM2337382v1, whole genome shotgun sequence and includes:
- the LOC105222387 gene encoding uncharacterized protein LOC105222387 — protein: MSLLRTVLLLAFGATVALAQRRLALPDPRSCANRVRHATYRDARGVAHSYFFSWEHAPTRSLEVDWLDARNICRRHCMDAVSLETPQENEFIKQRIARGNVRYIWTSGRKCNFAGCDRPDLQPPNENGWFWSGSGAKIGPTSQRNTGDWSHTGGYNQPQPDNREAAQGNDESCLSILNNFYNDGLKWHDVACHHLKPFVCEDSDELLNFVRSRNAGIRL